A region of Burkholderiales bacterium JOSHI_001 DNA encodes the following proteins:
- a CDS encoding ABC-type antimicrobial peptide transport system, ATPase component (PFAM: ABC transporter) produces the protein MSSAIDPHHGPLLALAGIRKSYNLGLPNEAEVLHGIDLAVGRGEFVALIGPSGSGKSTLLNIVGLLERASAGSLHLGGQDVAALDDAGLTRLRGAGLGFVFQFHHLLPAFSALENVTLPALMRDGEVSPAQRERAQALLADVGLAAAMDKRPGELSGGMQQRVAIARALVMQPPLVLADEPTGNLDRTSSDEVFALLRRMHAELGTSFIIVTHDPRLAARCDRVVELVDGRIERDAPNQAT, from the coding sequence ACGGTCCGCTGCTGGCACTGGCCGGCATCCGCAAGAGCTACAACCTGGGCCTGCCCAATGAAGCCGAGGTGCTGCACGGCATCGACCTGGCGGTGGGCCGCGGCGAGTTTGTCGCGCTGATCGGCCCCTCGGGTTCCGGCAAGAGCACGCTGCTGAACATCGTGGGCCTGCTGGAACGCGCCAGCGCCGGCAGCCTGCACCTGGGCGGGCAGGACGTGGCCGCGCTGGACGACGCCGGCCTGACGCGCCTGCGCGGGGCTGGGCTGGGCTTCGTGTTCCAGTTCCACCACCTGCTGCCGGCCTTCAGCGCGCTGGAGAATGTCACCCTGCCGGCGCTGATGCGCGACGGCGAGGTCAGCCCCGCGCAGCGCGAACGGGCCCAAGCCCTGCTGGCCGATGTGGGCCTGGCCGCGGCCATGGACAAGCGCCCGGGTGAGTTGTCCGGCGGCATGCAACAGCGCGTGGCGATTGCGCGCGCGCTGGTGATGCAGCCACCGCTGGTGCTGGCCGACGAGCCCACCGGCAACCTGGACCGCACCTCGTCCGATGAAGTGTTCGCGCTGCTGCGGCGCATGCACGCCGAGCTGGGCACGTCTTTCATCATCGTCACCCACGACCCCCGCCTGGCCGCGCGTTGCGACCGCGTGGTGGAATTGGTGGACGGACGCATCGAA